Within Miscanthus floridulus cultivar M001 unplaced genomic scaffold, ASM1932011v1 fs_225_1_2, whole genome shotgun sequence, the genomic segment CCGTCATCATTCTTATGCTCGGGCAGTTGGGCGCGCGGTTCGTCGTCTCGAGCTTCCTGGGATCGATGGCAGACCATTTCGCGGTGATGGCAGGCCGATTGCTGACGGAGTCGAGTCTTCAGTCCGCCATTGGTGAGGCCTCTGCCGTGCCCTCGACCACGTCGGCTCCGTGCGATGTGTCTGTCCAAGATGGCAGGCCAGCGAGCGGTGTCTTGGTAGAATGCAGAATCTGccaggaggatgacgacgaggccTGCATGGAGGCTCCTTGCTCCTGCAAGGGAAGCTTGAAGGTAGAACGCATGCATCATCATGCTAATCCTACTTCGCTTCAGCAATTAGTTTTAAATGAGGTGTTCTATTGCAGTACGCCCATCGCAAATGCATTCAAAGATGGTGTGACGAGAAGGGAGACACCATATGTGAGATATGCTTGCAGGTGAAATTCATTCTTCACCAGGAATCTAGTACTCAGCAGAATCAAATTTACGCAAACACAACTGACTGTTACCTTCTGATTCACGGCCATGCAGCAATTTGTACCAAATTACACTGCCTCTTCGAAGCTGTTTCAACGCGGAAGAAGCACGATTTTCTTCAGGTACCTTGTTATTATAGGACTTCACTTGTTATCTCTACTATAATAGACCAATCAAATTTATACTAGGTCCTCCTAGAAAAAAGTCCCTCGCTGAGAGCCTCCAACCATTGTGCACCTAGAAAAATACACACAGTAATTCACCTACATTAAAATTAAGGGCTAATAAGACACCTAAACCAAATCCGATGACCACGATTAGATGTGGGATGCCAAGCTTCTCACCCCCACGCCCTCCTCGCACGCCGCACGCCGCGACTGTGATTTAACGCTCGAACCCAATCATCACCGAATAAAAAAAACGCGTTCAAAACCTTCCGAGCCGCCACTGCGCCATGCGACGTTGAAACATTCCgatcgcccgcgcccacgcccacacCCTTCGTGGAGAGGAGGAGGAAGCCGCGGTGCCTATACGCGCCCACGCCCTTCGCGGAGGGGAGGAGGAAGCCGCAGCGCGGGGCAGCCGTCGGCCTCGGGGGAGGCGTCTTCGTCTTCGGCCGCGGCAGCACGTGCTGCCTCCGCCGCCGTCGCATGCGCCCCGACAGCCACACCTCCGCCGCCCGCTGTTGCCTGGTCACGCAGGCTGGCGCAAAGCTGCGGGGCCACGTGTACAGGCGCGGGCCGCACAGGCGCAAGGTCACGCAGGCGTGTGCAGAGGCGACGGGGCCGCGGCGACGCTCGAGGACGTGCGGAGACGCGGAGGCATGCGGGGGCCAGGACCGCGGGGCCACAGGACGGCAGGACTTGCGGGACGCACGATTCACCAGACCCCAGGACGGCAGGACTCGCCACCCTCGACGCCCCGCTCTAGGACGCATGGTGGTGGCCCTTGCCAGGCCACGCGGAGCTGCGCTCGATGCCCTACCCTAGGCCGCACGACGGCGGCCCTCGCCAGGCTGCCCGGAGTCGAGCTCGAAGCCCTGACCCAGGCCGCGCGACGGCGGTCCTCGCCAAGTTGCTTGGAGCCCCACTTGCCGGCCCGCCCCGTGCTGCGCGGCGGTGCCCTCACGACCTCACTGGATCTTTGTGCTCCGCCACCTGCAGGttcttccctctcccttccctgaGCCCCTTCTGATTCATAATCCAATACTGGTTCCTAATCCAATAGGCTTTGTGTTCTGCCATGGATTTGTACTCCCTGAAGATGTTGGAAAGCGTCCTTTTTTAAGCCCTGAAGATGTTCGACAAATGGCAGAGTTGAATGGCGCACTCATGGTCAAGCAATGCATCTGCACCAAGGTACCTGGCAACAACAGAATTCTTTGATTCTTGTCAATTTCAGGTGTCATCACCAGGGAATTAGTTACAATCTAATCTGCATTTCTAGGATGCTTCTCAAGGTCAGTATACCCATGCATCAGTACATCAAATATATTGAATATAACGAATTTTGCAAAATCAGAGGTATAGCTATGACATGACCCTATTAACAACAGAGAGGATTACCATATTTCGTCACTTCCATGTTTCTGTCATAGGTTGTCAATCATTAGACTAcgaatttgataatgatgagtTTCATGCAACTGTTCATGGTACCATGCCATATCACAATCTGAGGCCTGACCTTGTTTTGAGGACCCTCCTACTTTCAATTCCAGAGAAAAAATAGTATGAAAAGCAACCAgtttttttctgttttcttgcTGTATTCTGAAATGATATGTTTGGAAAAATGGTCACGGGGAGCATTTGTATCAACCTACATTTGGTTACTGCTAGTATTCACAAATTCTGACAAAGCTCATGTGGAGGAAGCTTTGCACAGACAGGGTTTACTGTGTTCACAAATTACTAGGACATGGCAGTGAGTATTCTTTTCTCTTCTCTATGTGCAAGATGGTAACAGTGAAAGAGCTAGGACTTCAACATGGCACTATGGACAGTGGAGCCAGTATTTTCTTTTCCATTCTTCATCCATATGCGAGAGTTACACATATTTTAGTTTAAGAGTATAATGTTTGGTGTAGGTTTTCTAATGTGGGTCCTTAAATGATGCAAGCCAAATTTAGatccccttataatattcaattATTAAGCCATTGCGAGAGCATTAGAGTTTCCTCATCCTCTGTTCTTTGTTTGACGTCGCTTTAGGAGCTCCTTTTCTGTCTCTGATAGATGTAGTGTCGTCGAGCCATTTGCTATCAAAATCATTGAATGCTACATCACCAAATTATATTTTTCCAGGTGCCAAGATTTATGGTTTTTAAAAAATTAGGCAAAGAATAATTTATGTTTTCAGACTTAGGGCAGGAGCTCTACCTAATCAATTCAATGAGAAGGGAGACTAAAGATTAATTATATTTGAGTTTTACTatatggaaaagaaaaaaaaagcattGCCAATCTAAATCCCCTACAGGATAATACTATTTGAGTTTTTGGCACTTTCTTGCATATAGGATTAGTACTGTTGCACTGGCATGAAATTTCACAAGTTTATTTTCCCTAGCCTGTCCAATTGCACTGCACTCTTTTGTCATTTCTTTAGAATGGACTTTGTTGGTTGCTTTGAGTAGAGGGCCACACTGTTGTTATCTAGCTAAGATGTGCATCTCTGCTAGCTCTTTTTTGGGTGTCATATTTTGGTGCACGATTTATGGCAGTAGTTATTGAATGAATATATGCTGATGCAGTGCTTCCTAGAGTTTCCTATTTGAAAAGGACGCAGTGCATTTCTTTTACATCAATCAATTTATGTATATTGTGATTGTGATACACTTATCCTTAATCCTTCGTTCTATCTGACCTACTCAGGTTTGGAGTTCAGTCATTATCCTTGGGAAATCGGATGGATTGCATCTCCAAAATAAAAACTTTGGTAAGCCTGCATGGTATGTGATGTACTTCTTCCCTGATTTAGTATGTGCTCATCTTCATCTCACATTCAACAATCGTCCCTCCAAATGttttgatttttcaaaaatttcagGGGTTATTCCTGTTTAGAAATATCAGCAAATTGATTTCAACCGGAAAGAAGTTGAAGATTGCATCAGCTATGACCTCCATACAATTTAAGGTGCAACCTATCTCTTTTACTTCACAAATAAAGTGAAAAGAAGCAATACTCATATTATTGTTTGTTAACAATGCAGCATCGAGCCATCAACGAACAGCTCCAGTGTATTAATCTCAAGAATAATTATATCTTTGCTTGAAATCTCGGACATTCGAAAATATggcccgtagcgttagcacgggtaaTATACTATTATTTGTCTTAGAGTTTAGCTATAAACAATTGCTAATACTAATCTAATCATTATACACTACTGAAAAACGATTTTTAGACTGGTCCATAATTTTTAGGACTACACTACTTGATTTATGGCGGAGGCGGGCGCCTGCTGGATGCCCGGCCTACAGCACCAGGATCGCCGCTGCCATTGCTTGCTCTTTGCGAGTTTTACTGATGGGTACGATTTATGAATGACAGGTGTCAGGAGCTGTTACGATGAGAAAATTAATAATTTAGCTTATTATCTGTCATGTACAGCTATCAACTTCCCTAGGGATGGAATTCTTGGCGGACATTTTGAAGAGCCGTGCAAACGAATGTTTTGACAGCTTCGCTAAAGATCTCTAAGTTATGATTAAGGACTTAGACAGAATGTAACTTAGATGGTTAGTACGAGAAATAACTTTACTATGCCTTCTTATGCAAAAGTGTTTCTCAGATTGTAAACATGCTCAAATACAActgtgtaaaagttgaactatggaaaaaaaatcattggttgttttcatgtggaTCCCCAAAATAAAATCATGACGTTAGCACAGGCATTATACTAGTCACACGAAAGAATGCTTGGAACTGACCACTGACTAGGAATGTTGCATGGAATAACACCGTTCTCATTTCTCAATTGCAGTGCTCCTGGCTACATTCAAGCACGGCCAATGCTGAATGCAGATCAATCTGCTACATCAACAAGCTATGGATATGATCAAACTCCAGCTCCTAACGGCGTACTATGT encodes:
- the LOC136530879 gene encoding uncharacterized protein, which produces MADHFAVMAGRLLTESSLQSAIGEASAVPSTTSAPCDVSVQDGRPASGVLVECRICQEDDDEACMEAPCSCKGSLKYAHRKCIQRWCDEKGDTICEICLQQFVPNYTASSKLFQRGRSTIFFRFGVQSLSLGNRMDCISKIKTLGLFLFRNISKLISTGKKLKIASAMTSIQFKVSGAVTMRKLII